A single Populus alba chromosome 7, ASM523922v2, whole genome shotgun sequence DNA region contains:
- the LOC118040327 gene encoding MADS-box protein JOINTLESS isoform X2, whose product MTRKKIQIKKIDNIAARQVTFSKRRRGLFKKAYELSTLCDAEIALIVFSATGKLFEYSNTSMGEVIERRSLHPKNINTLHQLSLGQQLDGGVHAMLIKEIAEKNRELRHMRGEDLQVLSSEELKKLEKLIEGSLRRLVEEKEEKSMKEIDALKAKVMNLSAAQGHLLEPGQSSDSLVTNISSMSSADPRQDNDSCFAFLTLGLPFPD is encoded by the exons ATGACTCGAAAGAAAATCCAGATCAAGAAGATAGACAACATAGCTGCAAGGCAAGTTACTTTCTCAAAGAGGAGAAGAGGGCTTTTCAAGAAAGCTTATGAGCTCTCAACTCTATGTGATGCTGAGATTGCTCTCATTGTGTTTTCTGCAACTGGCAAGCTTTTTGAGTACTCAAACACAAG CATGGGGGAAGTGATTGAAAGGCGCAGTCTGCATCCAAAGAACATCAACACCCTTCATCAACTATCTCTTGGGCAGCAG CTTGATGGTGGTGTGCATGCCATGCTGATCAAAGAAATAGCAGAGAAAAACCGTGAACTGAG GCACATGAGGGGAGAAGACCTACAAGTATTGAGCTCGGAAGaactgaaaaaattagaaaaattaattgaaggaAGCTTGCGTCGATTGGTCGAGGAAAAG GAGGAAAAAAGCATGAAGGAGATCGATGCTCTCAAGGCCAAG GTGATGAATTTATCAGCAGCACAAGGGCATTTGCTCGAACCAGGCCAGTCCTCAGATTCTTTAGTGACCAATATCAGCAGTATGAGCTCAGCTGATCCTCGCCAGGACAACGATAGCTGTTTTGCTTTTCTTACACTAGG GTTACCTTTTCCTGATTGA
- the LOC118040327 gene encoding MADS-box protein JOINTLESS isoform X1 yields MTRKKIQIKKIDNIAARQVTFSKRRRGLFKKAYELSTLCDAEIALIVFSATGKLFEYSNTSMGEVIERRSLHPKNINTLHQLSLGQQLDGGVHAMLIKEIAEKNRELRHMRGEDLQVLSSEELKKLEKLIEGSLRRLVEEKEEKSMKEIDALKAKGEQLAEENQRLKQQVMNLSAAQGHLLEPGQSSDSLVTNISSMSSADPRQDNDSCFAFLTLGLPFPD; encoded by the exons ATGACTCGAAAGAAAATCCAGATCAAGAAGATAGACAACATAGCTGCAAGGCAAGTTACTTTCTCAAAGAGGAGAAGAGGGCTTTTCAAGAAAGCTTATGAGCTCTCAACTCTATGTGATGCTGAGATTGCTCTCATTGTGTTTTCTGCAACTGGCAAGCTTTTTGAGTACTCAAACACAAG CATGGGGGAAGTGATTGAAAGGCGCAGTCTGCATCCAAAGAACATCAACACCCTTCATCAACTATCTCTTGGGCAGCAG CTTGATGGTGGTGTGCATGCCATGCTGATCAAAGAAATAGCAGAGAAAAACCGTGAACTGAG GCACATGAGGGGAGAAGACCTACAAGTATTGAGCTCGGAAGaactgaaaaaattagaaaaattaattgaaggaAGCTTGCGTCGATTGGTCGAGGAAAAG GAGGAAAAAAGCATGAAGGAGATCGATGCTCTCAAGGCCAAG GGGGAGCAATTAGCAGAAGAGAACCAGCGATTGAAGCAACAA GTGATGAATTTATCAGCAGCACAAGGGCATTTGCTCGAACCAGGCCAGTCCTCAGATTCTTTAGTGACCAATATCAGCAGTATGAGCTCAGCTGATCCTCGCCAGGACAACGATAGCTGTTTTGCTTTTCTTACACTAGG GTTACCTTTTCCTGATTGA